In Ailuropoda melanoleuca isolate Jingjing chromosome X, ASM200744v2, whole genome shotgun sequence, a single genomic region encodes these proteins:
- the LOC117797363 gene encoding rhox homeobox family member 2-like encodes MEPPPESSQEGTACRSLEVDELGGEPLDTKPAVVSVTGGDVEKELWPEPEQGAAAGGEESHGGAGAAGPVDDENQTGGGCGEEPPQQQQDEAQAAAEGPQERLHLEFTRLQLKELESVFQRTQYPDVFARKELAIPIDVMEVSKPEKSDLAGEPL; translated from the exons ATGGAGCCTCCGCCCGAGAGCAGCCAAGAAGGCACCGCTTGCCGCAGCCTGGAAGTCGATGAGCTTGGAGGAGAACCGTTGG ATACGAAGCCGGCGGTGGTCTCCGTAACGGGAGGAGACGTCGAGAAGGAGCTCTGGCCCGaacctgagcagggagccgcggcaggaggagaagaaagccaCGGTGGCGCGGGAGCAGCGGGCCCCGTGGACGACGAGAACCAGACGGGCGGCGGCTGCGGGGAGGAGCCcccgcagcagcagcaggacGAGGCCCAGGCGGCCGCCGAGGGGCCGCAGGAACGCCTCCACCTCGAGTTCACCCGGCTGCAACTGAAGGAGCTGGAGAGCGTTTTCCAACGCACTCAATACCCCGACGTGTTCGCGCG AAAGGAGCTTGCCATACCCATAGATGTGATGGAAGTCAGTAAACCTGAAAAAAGCGATTTGGCTGGGGAGCCATTATAA